A window from Actinomycetospora corticicola encodes these proteins:
- a CDS encoding Lsr2 family DNA-binding protein: MTEPRQPITPLPRRDADEPTRAGTISGWVESVRMWARERGLPVSSSGPLPPGIVDQYRRRQSRE; encoded by the coding sequence ATGACCGAACCACGCCAGCCCATCACGCCCCTGCCCCGCCGCGACGCCGACGAACCGACCCGCGCGGGCACCATCTCCGGCTGGGTCGAGTCGGTGCGGATGTGGGCCCGCGAGCGGGGCCTGCCCGTCTCGTCGTCGGGGCCCCTCCCGCCCGGGATCGTCGACCAGTACCGGCGGCGCCAGAGCCGCGAATAG
- a CDS encoding LLM class flavin-dependent oxidoreductase, giving the protein MEFIGQLSTRYGSEIHPPSGPVLDVGFARRFAAAHEEAGFDRVLVGHSASSPDGLQVAAALAASTDRLGFLIAHRPGFVAPTLAARSFATLDAFAGSGRVAVHTISGGSDADQARDGDHVDKEGRYRRTDEYLEVLRRTWTATEPFDHHGEFYDVTDAQTDVRPEQPIPVFFGGSSASAYRVGGKHADVFALWGEPLADTAEQIASVHDAARAAGRTEMPGISVSFRPILGATEEQAWERAHDVLDRIVAAGGGGGSFTGRSANRQQHETTRTNVGSQRLMATAERGELHDRCLWTPTAAASGAAGNSTALVGTPETVAAALLDYVGIGVTTFLLRGYDPFDDVAAYGRDLLPLVRSEVDSVVV; this is encoded by the coding sequence GTGGAGTTCATCGGACAGCTCAGCACCCGGTACGGCTCGGAGATCCACCCGCCGTCGGGACCCGTTCTCGACGTCGGGTTCGCGCGCCGGTTCGCCGCCGCGCACGAGGAGGCCGGGTTCGACCGGGTGCTCGTCGGGCACAGCGCCTCCTCCCCCGACGGGCTGCAGGTGGCCGCCGCGCTGGCCGCGTCGACCGACCGGCTCGGCTTCCTGATCGCCCACCGGCCGGGGTTCGTCGCGCCCACCCTCGCGGCCCGGTCCTTCGCCACGCTCGACGCGTTCGCCGGCAGCGGGCGGGTCGCGGTGCACACCATCTCGGGCGGCAGCGACGCCGACCAGGCCCGCGACGGCGACCACGTCGACAAGGAGGGCCGCTACCGGCGGACCGACGAGTACCTCGAGGTGCTGCGCCGGACCTGGACCGCGACCGAGCCGTTCGACCACCACGGCGAGTTCTACGACGTGACCGATGCGCAGACCGACGTCCGCCCCGAGCAGCCGATCCCGGTCTTCTTCGGCGGCTCGTCCGCGTCCGCCTACCGCGTGGGTGGGAAGCACGCCGACGTCTTCGCGCTGTGGGGCGAGCCGCTCGCCGACACCGCCGAGCAGATCGCCTCGGTCCACGACGCCGCGCGGGCGGCCGGACGCACCGAGATGCCGGGGATCTCCGTGTCCTTCCGCCCCATCCTCGGCGCCACCGAGGAGCAGGCGTGGGAGCGGGCGCACGACGTGCTCGACCGGATCGTCGCCGCGGGCGGGGGCGGCGGCTCGTTCACCGGGCGCAGCGCGAACCGGCAGCAGCACGAGACGACGCGCACGAACGTCGGGTCGCAGCGGCTGATGGCCACCGCGGAGCGCGGCGAGCTGCACGACCGGTGCCTCTGGACGCCGACCGCGGCCGCCAGCGGCGCCGCCGGGAACTCGACGGCCCTGGTCGGGACCCCGGAGACGGTGGCCGCGGCCCTGCTCGACTACGTCGGGATCGGGGTGACGACGTTCCTGCTGCGCGGCTACGACCCCTTCGACGACGTCGCCGCCTACGGCCGGGACCTGCTGCCGCTCGTCCGCTCGGAGGTGGACAGCGTGGTTGTGTGA
- a CDS encoding NAD(P)/FAD-dependent oxidoreductase has protein sequence MHIVIIGSGLAGSTTAQTLRDQGFDGDVTLVGGETHLPYDRPPLSKDYLAGSVAFDDDVVLHPREWYDEQRIDLRLGARADALDPKAHQVTLADGTTLDYDKLVLATGSTARTLDLPGADAPGVHTLRTREDSDAIRAEFGEGRRLVVVGAGWIGLEVAATARGAGTTVTVLEHEELPLLKVLGPEMAQVFADLHTQNGVELRPQVEVQEIVVENGRAAGVRLADGSTVEADAVVIGVGAAPELALAEAAGLDVENGVLVDASLRSSDPDVYAVGDIAAHDHPTFGRLRVEHWNAASTHPATAVAALLGGDATYTDAPYFFSDQFDLGMEYVGHAPQGSYARIVTSGDVAGREFVASWLDGSDRLLAVMNVNVWDGLDEVRSYVGSKDPVSEETLQVADQK, from the coding sequence ATGCACATCGTGATCATCGGGAGCGGACTCGCCGGCTCCACGACCGCGCAGACCCTGCGCGACCAGGGGTTCGACGGGGACGTCACGCTCGTCGGCGGGGAGACCCACCTGCCCTACGACCGCCCGCCACTGTCCAAGGACTACCTCGCCGGGTCGGTCGCCTTCGACGACGACGTCGTCCTGCACCCCCGCGAGTGGTACGACGAGCAGCGGATCGACCTGCGCCTCGGCGCCCGGGCCGACGCCCTGGACCCGAAGGCGCACCAGGTCACGCTCGCCGACGGCACCACGCTCGACTACGACAAGCTCGTCCTCGCCACCGGCTCCACCGCCCGCACGCTGGACCTGCCCGGGGCGGACGCGCCCGGCGTGCACACGCTGCGGACCCGGGAGGACTCCGACGCGATCCGCGCGGAGTTCGGGGAGGGTCGCCGCCTCGTCGTCGTCGGCGCCGGCTGGATCGGACTCGAGGTCGCGGCGACCGCCCGCGGGGCGGGCACGACGGTGACGGTGCTGGAGCACGAGGAGCTCCCGCTGCTCAAGGTCCTCGGGCCGGAGATGGCGCAGGTGTTCGCCGACCTGCACACGCAGAACGGCGTCGAGCTGCGCCCGCAGGTCGAGGTGCAGGAGATCGTCGTCGAGAACGGCCGCGCCGCCGGGGTCCGCCTCGCCGACGGGTCCACCGTCGAGGCCGACGCCGTCGTCATCGGGGTCGGCGCCGCACCGGAGCTCGCGCTCGCCGAGGCCGCCGGGCTCGACGTCGAGAACGGCGTGCTGGTCGACGCGTCGCTGCGCTCCAGCGACCCCGACGTCTACGCCGTCGGCGACATCGCCGCCCACGACCACCCGACCTTCGGGCGGCTGCGCGTCGAGCACTGGAACGCCGCCTCCACCCACCCGGCGACCGCGGTGGCCGCGCTGCTCGGCGGCGACGCCACCTACACCGACGCGCCGTACTTCTTCTCCGACCAGTTCGACCTCGGGATGGAGTACGTCGGGCACGCGCCGCAGGGCAGCTACGCCCGCATCGTGACCAGCGGCGACGTCGCCGGCCGGGAGTTCGTCGCCTCCTGGCTCGACGGCTCCGACCGGCTGCTCGCCGTGATGAACGTGAACGTGTGGGACGGCCTGGACGAGGTGCGCTCGTACGTCGGCTCGAAGGACCCCGTCAGCGAGGAGACGCTGCAGGTGGCCGATCAGAAGTAG
- a CDS encoding acyl-CoA dehydrogenase family protein — protein sequence MRLGSAELRELLASIAEGAAERELHDVSPFEQVKAVAAAGLGALALPVDEGGQGASVRELLGFVIDLAEADPIVAHVLRTHFSQTLGFVRGGHTRWLDEVRAGKVFGNAISETGAVAAGNHDFTTTLTEAGDGWRLDGVKYYSTGTLYSDWISVAARVEGDRVATVLVPVSRAGVTVVDDWDGMGQSRTGTGTTRFDGVAVAPEEFLTVRPRHEPRAASDVPFLQLYLQALVAGILRSVATDAAALVRSRTRTFDHAPAPRPVDDPILQETVGRLAATAWIAEASVLAAADAVQAAEDAVRAGEPTDEVGRAASVAASAVKVHLDRVAADAATTLFDVGGASASSRAKNLDRHWRNIRTLTLHNPASYRASALGRLAISGEELPRNGYF from the coding sequence GTGCGGCTCGGCTCCGCCGAACTGCGCGAGCTCCTCGCGTCGATCGCGGAGGGCGCGGCCGAGCGGGAGCTGCACGACGTGAGTCCGTTCGAGCAGGTGAAGGCCGTCGCCGCGGCCGGGCTCGGCGCCCTCGCGCTGCCGGTCGACGAGGGCGGGCAGGGCGCGTCGGTCCGCGAACTGCTCGGGTTCGTGATCGACCTGGCGGAGGCGGACCCGATCGTCGCGCACGTGCTGCGGACGCACTTCAGCCAGACGCTGGGCTTCGTGCGCGGCGGACACACCCGCTGGCTCGACGAGGTGCGGGCCGGAAAGGTGTTCGGCAACGCGATCTCCGAGACCGGCGCGGTCGCCGCCGGGAACCACGACTTCACGACGACGTTGACCGAGGCCGGCGACGGATGGCGGCTCGACGGCGTGAAGTACTACAGCACCGGCACGCTGTACTCGGACTGGATCTCGGTGGCGGCCCGGGTGGAGGGCGATCGGGTGGCGACGGTGCTCGTGCCCGTCTCGCGCGCGGGCGTCACGGTCGTCGACGACTGGGACGGCATGGGCCAGTCACGGACCGGGACGGGGACGACGCGGTTCGACGGGGTCGCCGTCGCGCCCGAGGAGTTCCTGACGGTGCGTCCCCGCCACGAGCCGCGGGCCGCTTCCGACGTGCCGTTCCTCCAGCTCTACCTGCAAGCGTTGGTGGCGGGCATCCTCCGGTCCGTCGCGACGGACGCGGCCGCGCTCGTGCGTTCCCGGACCCGCACCTTCGACCACGCGCCCGCCCCACGGCCGGTCGACGACCCGATCCTGCAGGAGACGGTGGGCCGACTCGCCGCCACGGCCTGGATCGCGGAGGCGAGCGTCCTCGCTGCAGCCGATGCGGTGCAGGCCGCCGAGGACGCCGTACGGGCCGGGGAGCCCACCGACGAGGTGGGCCGCGCGGCGTCGGTGGCCGCCAGTGCGGTGAAGGTGCACCTCGACCGCGTGGCGGCCGACGCGGCGACGACGTTGTTCGACGTCGGCGGCGCGTCGGCCTCCAGCCGCGCGAAGAACCTGGACCGGCACTGGCGCAACATCCGCACCCTGACCCTGCACAACCCGGCGTCGTACCGGGCGAGCGCTCTCGGCCGCCTGGCGATCAGCGGCGAGGAGCTCCCCCGCAACGGCTACTTCTGA
- a CDS encoding MFS transporter, with translation MTTTATSTPTTPRRVALASAVGTTIEWYDFYLYATATALVFNTLFFPSVSPTAGTLAAFATYAAGFGARPIGAVVAGHLGDRVGRKSVLVGSLIAMGVATTLIGVLPAYASIGALAPTLLVVLRLVQGFAVGAEWGGAAVLSAEHAPPDRRGWYGSFTQIGSPAGMLLATGSLFLVRATTSEEAFLAWGWRIPFLASAVLVVIGLVIRLRLEDAPEFTTLRAERQVAKLPIVEVLRTAPRAVILTTGLRLSQIGLYVLITTYGLTYVTQTLGRGSTAGLTAVVIVSAIGLATTPLWAILSDRVGRRRPYLLGAIGGTAALALFFLAVDTGSTVLIVLAAVLAINVVHDSMYGPQAAWFAEMFDVRVRYSGASLGYQIGSVLAGGFAPLVAASLLIAGDGRPWWIVLAYAGLAVLTTGAALLAPDHTRRREGSTSA, from the coding sequence GTGACCACGACGGCCACGTCGACCCCCACCACCCCGCGCCGCGTCGCCCTCGCGAGCGCCGTCGGCACGACGATCGAGTGGTACGACTTCTACCTCTACGCCACCGCGACCGCGCTGGTCTTCAACACGCTGTTCTTCCCCTCGGTCAGCCCGACGGCGGGCACGCTCGCCGCCTTCGCGACCTACGCCGCCGGGTTCGGCGCCCGCCCGATCGGCGCGGTCGTCGCCGGACACCTCGGCGACCGGGTGGGCCGCAAGAGCGTGCTGGTCGGGTCGCTGATCGCCATGGGCGTCGCGACGACCCTCATCGGCGTGCTGCCCGCCTACGCGAGCATCGGCGCCCTCGCGCCGACCCTGCTCGTGGTGCTCCGGCTCGTGCAGGGGTTCGCGGTCGGCGCCGAGTGGGGCGGCGCCGCGGTGCTGTCCGCCGAGCACGCCCCGCCGGACCGCCGCGGCTGGTACGGCAGCTTCACCCAGATCGGGTCGCCCGCCGGGATGCTGCTCGCCACCGGGTCGCTGTTCCTCGTACGCGCGACGACGTCCGAGGAGGCCTTCCTCGCCTGGGGCTGGCGCATCCCGTTCCTCGCGAGCGCCGTGCTCGTCGTCATCGGCCTGGTCATCCGGCTGCGGCTCGAGGACGCCCCGGAGTTCACGACGCTGCGCGCCGAACGCCAGGTCGCGAAGCTCCCGATCGTCGAGGTCCTGCGCACGGCACCCCGGGCGGTCATCCTGACGACGGGTCTGCGGCTCTCGCAGATCGGGCTCTACGTCCTCATCACGACCTACGGCCTGACCTACGTCACCCAGACCCTCGGCCGCGGCTCGACGGCAGGCCTCACCGCCGTCGTCATCGTCTCGGCGATCGGGCTCGCGACCACGCCGCTCTGGGCGATCCTGTCCGACCGCGTCGGGCGTCGACGGCCCTACCTCCTCGGTGCGATCGGCGGGACGGCCGCCCTGGCCCTGTTCTTCCTCGCCGTCGACACCGGGTCGACGGTGCTGATCGTGCTGGCCGCGGTGCTGGCGATCAACGTCGTCCACGACTCCATGTACGGCCCGCAGGCCGCCTGGTTCGCGGAGATGTTCGACGTCCGCGTCCGCTACAGCGGCGCCTCGCTGGGCTACCAGATCGGGTCCGTGCTGGCCGGCGGGTTCGCCCCGCTCGTGGCCGCCTCGCTGCTCATCGCCGGGGACGGGCGGCCCTGGTGGATCGTGCTCGCCTACGCCGGACTCGCCGTCCTGACGACGGGCGCGGCGCTGCTCGCCCCCGATCACACCCGCCGTCGGGAAGGATCGACATCCGCGTGA
- a CDS encoding sulfate adenylyltransferase subunit 1, translated as MGDTKRSGAGPSGHDLLRLATAGSVDDGKSTLVGRLLYDTKSVLADQLEAVERASKSTDGEPDLSLLVDGLRSEREQGITIDVAYRYFATPRRSFVLADTPGHVQYTRNTVTGASTAALAVLLVDARHGVVEQTRRHTAVMALLRVPRLVLAVNKIDLVDYDEATYLTITKEFRDHAVALGYAEDAVVTIPVSAKKGDNVVVGSDRTPWHDGPTLLDHLETVPVDGPDEAAPFRFPVQTVIRPRSAELPDYRGYAGLVAAGSVSVGDEVVVLPDGQRTTVEGIDRYTSSLDAASAGDSVVLRLAHDLGIARGAVIVAAGSAPEPVTEFTATLAWLHDKPLTPGRRLLVKHGTHTVQAMITAVEDRLDIQTLALDADPGTLEINDIGHVAITVAEPLPLDDYDTVAATGSFLVIDPQAGDTLAAGLVGRPLVATPVDA; from the coding sequence ATGGGGGACACGAAGCGCAGCGGAGCTGGACCGTCGGGGCATGATCTCCTGCGGCTCGCGACGGCGGGCTCGGTCGACGACGGCAAGTCCACGCTCGTCGGTCGGCTGCTCTACGACACCAAGTCCGTCCTGGCCGACCAGCTCGAGGCGGTCGAGCGGGCGTCGAAGAGCACCGACGGCGAGCCCGACCTGTCGCTGCTCGTCGACGGCCTGCGCTCGGAGCGGGAGCAGGGCATCACGATCGACGTGGCGTACCGCTACTTCGCGACGCCTCGCCGGTCCTTCGTGCTCGCCGACACCCCCGGCCACGTCCAGTACACCCGCAACACCGTCACCGGCGCGTCCACCGCGGCGCTCGCGGTGCTGCTCGTCGACGCGCGGCACGGCGTGGTCGAGCAGACCCGCCGCCACACCGCCGTCATGGCCCTGCTGCGGGTGCCGCGGCTGGTGCTCGCCGTCAACAAGATCGACCTGGTCGACTACGACGAGGCGACCTACCTGACGATCACCAAGGAGTTCCGCGACCACGCCGTGGCCCTGGGCTACGCCGAGGACGCCGTCGTCACGATCCCCGTGTCGGCCAAGAAGGGCGACAACGTCGTGGTGGGGTCCGACCGCACCCCCTGGCACGACGGCCCGACCCTGCTCGACCACCTCGAGACCGTGCCGGTCGACGGCCCGGACGAGGCGGCGCCCTTCCGCTTCCCGGTGCAGACCGTCATCCGGCCCCGCTCGGCCGAGCTGCCCGACTATCGCGGCTACGCGGGCCTCGTCGCGGCCGGCTCGGTGTCGGTCGGCGACGAGGTCGTCGTGCTGCCGGACGGGCAGCGGACCACGGTCGAGGGCATCGACCGGTACACGTCCTCGCTGGACGCCGCCTCCGCCGGCGACAGCGTCGTGCTGCGGCTCGCGCACGACCTCGGCATCGCGCGCGGGGCCGTGATCGTGGCGGCCGGGTCGGCGCCGGAGCCGGTCACCGAGTTCACGGCGACGCTCGCATGGCTGCACGACAAGCCGCTCACGCCCGGGCGCCGGTTGCTCGTCAAGCACGGCACGCACACCGTGCAGGCGATGATCACCGCCGTCGAGGACCGCCTGGACATCCAGACCCTCGCCCTCGACGCCGACCCCGGCACGCTCGAGATCAACGACATCGGCCACGTCGCGATCACCGTCGCCGAGCCGTTGCCGCTCGACGACTACGACACGGTTGCCGCGACCGGGTCGTTCCTGGTCATCGACCCGCAGGCCGGCGACACGCTTGCCGCGGGCCTGGTCGGTCGGCCGCTCGTGGCGACTCCGGTCGACGCGTAG